One stretch of Chloroflexota bacterium DNA includes these proteins:
- a CDS encoding alcohol dehydrogenase catalytic domain-containing protein, giving the protein MEKTMLAAVFEGQGKLSLREVPVPKVANPDDVLLEVEAAGVCGTDLHILEVPPGHPATPGAILGHEYVGRVLETGSAVSTVQPGDRVVVAPNLYCGICGPCTSGRPNQCEHFTTLGIYLNGGFARYNVAPERALFKVAPTLPPQEAVYVELLSCVVGGTEKVRLQPGETVAILGAGPVGLMFELVFKAAGAGKIIMTDIAPYRLDHARKLGADVVVNVKEQDPVAVTREATDGRGVDVVVDAVGSLLPQAIEQAAVGGKIVLFGMNQQAYPQVHQFDITRKELTVMGTYIGINTFPKAIRMLESGVVKPSALTTHTLPLARILDGIAALRAGEGIKVVVTP; this is encoded by the coding sequence ATGGAAAAGACCATGTTGGCCGCCGTGTTTGAAGGCCAGGGCAAACTCAGCCTGCGGGAAGTTCCTGTGCCGAAGGTAGCGAATCCCGACGACGTGCTGCTGGAGGTGGAAGCGGCAGGGGTCTGCGGCACCGACTTGCACATCCTGGAGGTGCCGCCCGGACATCCCGCGACGCCCGGCGCCATCCTGGGACACGAGTATGTGGGGCGGGTGCTGGAGACGGGCAGCGCGGTCTCCACGGTGCAGCCGGGCGACCGCGTGGTGGTGGCCCCCAACCTGTACTGCGGAATCTGCGGGCCGTGCACCAGCGGGCGGCCCAATCAGTGCGAGCACTTCACAACCCTGGGAATCTACCTGAACGGCGGATTCGCCCGTTACAACGTCGCGCCGGAGCGAGCGCTGTTCAAGGTGGCGCCGACTTTGCCCCCGCAGGAGGCGGTGTACGTAGAACTCCTCTCGTGCGTCGTCGGGGGCACGGAGAAGGTGCGCTTGCAGCCGGGGGAAACGGTCGCCATCCTGGGCGCGGGACCGGTGGGCCTCATGTTTGAGTTGGTGTTCAAGGCGGCGGGCGCGGGCAAGATCATCATGACCGACATCGCGCCCTATCGCCTGGACCACGCGCGAAAACTGGGCGCCGATGTGGTGGTGAACGTCAAGGAGCAGGACCCCGTCGCCGTTACCCGCGAGGCGACGGACGGGCGCGGGGTGGACGTGGTCGTGGATGCGGTCGGTTCGCTGCTGCCCCAGGCGATAGAGCAGGCAGCGGTGGGCGGCAAGATCGTGCTGTTCGGCATGAACCAGCAGGCTTACCCGCAGGTGCACCAGTTTGACATCACGCGCAAGGAACTGACTGTCATGGGCACATACATCGGCATCAACACGTTCCCCAAGGCGATTCGCATGCTGGAGAGCGGCGTGGTGAAGCCGTCGGCGCTGACGACGCACACCCTGCCCCTGGCGCGCATCCTGGATGGCATTGCCGCTCTGCGCGCGGGCGAGGGCATCAAAGTGGTGGTTACGCCGTAG
- a CDS encoding sugar phosphate isomerase/epimerase — translation MKKAIVVSTHAAQFNAVAFKGDLEANLARIASLGYDGAELAIRDPRAVDAEALADLIRKYGLEVPAIGTGQAWGEEGLSFTDPNPVVRRAAVERVKSHVPVAAKFGAVIIIGLLRGIVRPGVAHAQAWAWMTEALRECAGAALAAGVRIAVEPINRYETTLVNTAADGLALLEQVGMPNLGLLLDTFHMNIEEPDIHRSIRAVAPRLFHFHVADSNRWYPGAGHLDFPAIVATLREVGYDGYISVEAMPVPDGDTCAAEAIKAMRSWGL, via the coding sequence ATGAAGAAAGCCATCGTCGTTTCCACCCACGCGGCGCAATTCAACGCGGTCGCATTCAAGGGCGATCTGGAGGCCAACCTGGCGCGCATCGCGTCTCTGGGCTATGATGGCGCCGAACTGGCCATCCGCGACCCGCGCGCCGTGGACGCGGAGGCCCTCGCCGACCTGATTCGCAAGTACGGCCTGGAAGTGCCTGCCATCGGCACGGGCCAGGCATGGGGCGAGGAGGGGCTATCGTTCACGGATCCGAACCCCGTCGTGCGGCGCGCTGCCGTGGAGCGGGTGAAGAGCCACGTGCCGGTGGCGGCCAAGTTCGGCGCGGTCATCATCATCGGCCTGCTGCGGGGCATCGTGAGGCCGGGCGTGGCGCACGCGCAGGCGTGGGCCTGGATGACCGAGGCTCTGCGCGAGTGCGCGGGGGCGGCGCTGGCGGCGGGCGTGAGGATTGCGGTGGAGCCGATCAACCGCTACGAGACCACGCTTGTGAATACCGCCGCCGACGGCCTGGCCCTGCTGGAGCAAGTCGGGATGCCCAATCTCGGCCTGCTCCTGGATACGTTCCACATGAACATTGAGGAGCCCGACATCCACAGGAGCATCCGCGCGGTTGCGCCCCGACTGTTCCATTTCCACGTGGCCGACTCCAACCGCTGGTATCCGGGGGCGGGCCACCTGGATTTCCCGGCCATCGTGGCGACGCTGCGCGAGGTGGGGTACGACGGCTACATCTCGGTGGAGGCGATGCCCGTGCCCGATGGGGACACCTGCGCCGCCGAGGCCATCAAGGCGATGCGCTCCTGGGGGCTGTAG
- a CDS encoding alcohol dehydrogenase catalytic domain-containing protein, giving the protein MKGLVLTADWQPRPGYPLSEFEKATGKAITGNAVWRNPKLAVKEVPKPEIAPDQVLIRVRACGVCGSDMHFYETDADNYILYPGLTKFPSILGHEFSGEIVEVGSAVKDLVKGDFVTAEEMIWCGHCRPCRDGYPNQCKNLEEIGFTIDGAFAEYIAVGAKYCWKLNALRERYDDDKIFEAGALVEPTSVAYNGIFARAGGFKPGAYVAVYGAGPIGLASIALCKAAGAAKVIAFEVSEARRELAKKVGADYVYDPRAVKPSEVVMELTGGEGADMHVEAAGAPSKTVPEMEASMAVNARIVQIGRAAERVPMYLEHFQTHHAQVFGAQGHSGNGTFPNVIRLMASGLIDMTQIITARYDLANVVDAIRQSTSRQDGKVMVRI; this is encoded by the coding sequence ATGAAGGGACTCGTGCTTACTGCAGATTGGCAACCCCGGCCAGGGTATCCGCTCTCCGAGTTTGAGAAGGCAACAGGGAAGGCGATCACCGGTAACGCCGTGTGGCGCAACCCGAAACTCGCCGTCAAGGAAGTCCCGAAGCCCGAGATCGCGCCCGACCAGGTGCTCATCCGCGTGCGGGCGTGCGGCGTGTGCGGGTCCGACATGCATTTCTACGAGACCGACGCGGACAACTATATCCTGTATCCGGGCCTGACCAAGTTTCCCAGCATCCTCGGCCACGAGTTCTCGGGCGAGATTGTGGAAGTGGGCAGCGCCGTCAAGGACCTCGTCAAGGGCGATTTCGTTACCGCCGAGGAGATGATCTGGTGCGGGCACTGCCGACCGTGCCGGGATGGCTATCCCAACCAGTGCAAGAATCTGGAGGAGATCGGGTTCACCATTGACGGGGCGTTCGCCGAGTACATCGCGGTTGGGGCGAAGTACTGCTGGAAACTGAACGCTCTGCGCGAGCGGTACGATGACGACAAGATCTTTGAAGCCGGGGCGCTGGTGGAGCCTACCTCGGTGGCGTACAATGGCATCTTCGCGCGGGCGGGCGGGTTCAAGCCTGGGGCCTATGTGGCGGTGTACGGCGCGGGGCCTATCGGCCTGGCTTCCATTGCCCTCTGCAAGGCGGCAGGCGCGGCGAAGGTCATCGCCTTTGAGGTCTCGGAGGCCCGCCGCGAACTGGCCAAGAAAGTTGGCGCCGACTACGTGTACGACCCGCGGGCGGTCAAGCCGAGCGAGGTAGTGATGGAACTCACGGGCGGCGAGGGGGCCGACATGCACGTGGAAGCGGCCGGCGCTCCCTCCAAGACCGTCCCGGAGATGGAAGCGTCTATGGCGGTGAATGCCCGTATCGTCCAGATTGGGCGCGCCGCCGAGCGAGTCCCGATGTACCTGGAGCATTTCCAGACTCACCACGCCCAGGTCTTCGGCGCGCAAGGGCATTCGGGCAACGGCACGTTCCCGAACGTCATCCGATTGATGGCGTCGGGGCTGATAGACATGACGCAGATTATCACGGCCCGCTACGACCTGGCGAACGTTGTGGACGCCATTCGGCAGTCCACGAGCCGCCAGGACGGCAAGGTCATGGTGCGCATCTAG
- a CDS encoding MBL fold metallo-hydrolase codes for MEIIVLGSGTGYPNPRRVPPGLLVRVGECPLLCDAGSGTLHRLLRAGVDVGALEYVLFTHSHSDHCADLIPMLQAFALMRRTRPLHVIASSAYLGWMRAMVDLNPWARPSLYELREVDITRGQFAGPGWTVDAAPSDHTPESLAFRLHAEGKTVVYTGDASPGHHLVSFAREADLLIAECSFPDESAEPYHLTPTSAGTLAEEARVGHLVLTHFYPPCDRVDVAAVAAKVYSGPITVAQDGLVLRI; via the coding sequence ATGGAGATCATCGTGCTGGGGTCGGGGACGGGGTATCCAAACCCGCGCCGCGTTCCGCCTGGCCTGCTGGTGCGCGTGGGCGAGTGCCCGCTGCTGTGTGACGCAGGCTCGGGCACGCTGCACCGGCTGCTGCGGGCGGGCGTGGATGTGGGCGCATTGGAGTACGTGCTGTTCACGCATTCGCATTCGGACCACTGCGCCGACCTGATTCCCATGCTCCAGGCCTTCGCCCTGATGCGCCGGACGCGGCCGCTGCATGTGATCGCGTCGTCGGCGTATCTGGGCTGGATGCGCGCGATGGTGGATTTGAACCCATGGGCGCGGCCGTCTCTGTACGAACTCCGCGAAGTGGACATAACACGCGGACAGTTCGCGGGCCCCGGCTGGACGGTTGACGCCGCGCCGTCGGACCACACGCCGGAATCGCTGGCGTTCCGCTTGCACGCGGAGGGCAAGACGGTTGTGTACACGGGCGACGCCAGCCCAGGGCACCACCTCGTCTCGTTCGCCCGCGAGGCCGACTTGCTCATTGCCGAATGCTCGTTCCCCGACGAGTCGGCCGAACCGTATCATCTCACGCCGACCAGCGCCGGCACGCTAGCCGAGGAGGCGCGGGTCGGGCATCTCGTTCTCACCCATTTCTATCCGCCGTGCGACCGCGTGGATGTGGCGGCTGTCGCGGCGAAGGTCTATTCGGGCCCAATCACTGTGGCGCAGGACGGTCTGGTTCTGCGCATCTGA
- a CDS encoding creatininase family protein, giving the protein MDLPTQVYLQNMTWKQIEERLKKNDLIIVPVGSTEAHGPHACLGEDTFLVTRMAEAVALRTGCTVAQPIWYGSHPYHHMGMPGTIIVPEEIFVGQLKAVMAGLWNMGFRKQILLNGHGQEYVIPTAIHQFAKTYQVPGVFVNLNWYHAIPDHFKTKAEGGPYETNFIHADEVETSWSLVLFPELMDMSAVVDTQPTSFLGDKMAKHVDKAGNLLHRPIAWYGQVGLGPIEVAAYKPGVVGKASLADPNKAKPGVEALLDYMVELVNDIMERFPAGVLPPIDQITQRRRDEIEAAIKGPLAEGGCSIYALAYPPA; this is encoded by the coding sequence ATGGATTTGCCCACGCAAGTCTATTTGCAGAATATGACCTGGAAGCAGATTGAGGAGCGCCTGAAGAAGAACGACCTCATCATCGTTCCCGTCGGCTCCACCGAGGCGCACGGCCCGCACGCCTGCCTGGGCGAGGACACGTTCCTGGTTACCCGCATGGCCGAGGCCGTCGCCCTTCGCACGGGCTGCACCGTGGCCCAGCCGATCTGGTACGGCTCGCATCCGTATCATCACATGGGCATGCCCGGAACCATCATCGTCCCCGAGGAGATCTTCGTGGGGCAACTGAAGGCGGTGATGGCCGGGCTGTGGAACATGGGCTTCCGCAAGCAGATTCTGCTCAACGGCCACGGCCAGGAATACGTCATCCCCACCGCCATTCACCAGTTCGCCAAGACGTACCAGGTGCCCGGCGTGTTCGTCAACCTGAACTGGTACCACGCGATCCCCGATCACTTCAAGACGAAGGCCGAGGGTGGCCCCTACGAGACCAACTTCATCCATGCGGACGAAGTGGAAACTTCTTGGTCGCTGGTGCTGTTCCCCGAGTTGATGGACATGAGCGCCGTGGTGGACACGCAGCCCACGAGTTTCCTGGGCGACAAGATGGCCAAGCACGTGGACAAGGCCGGCAACCTGCTCCACAGGCCCATCGCCTGGTACGGGCAGGTGGGGCTGGGGCCGATTGAGGTGGCGGCCTACAAGCCCGGCGTGGTGGGCAAGGCCAGCCTGGCCGACCCGAACAAGGCCAAGCCCGGCGTGGAGGCGCTGCTGGACTACATGGTGGAGTTGGTGAACGACATCATGGAGCGATTCCCCGCAGGGGTGCTGCCGCCGATTGACCAGATCACCCAGCGGCGGCGCGACGAGATTGAAGCCGCCATCAAAGGCCCGCTGGCCGAAGGCGGTTGCAGCATCTACGCGCTGGCCTATCCGCCAGCCTAG